In Novipirellula caenicola, the genomic stretch AATGCGCTGCCACGATCATGCAAAAGAACGACCGGATCGATTCCGGTCGTTTTTGCATGCGCGTTGGTCGCTGACGCGTTGCTTGGCCGATTTACGCATTGCTTAGTCGATCCGTGTGACAGCGTTTGGGGCACCGTGATGGTCGTTTCCCAGCGTTCCTTCACAACCCCACGGTCAACCTTCTACCTTCAAACCCCATCAGTGCATAACGATGACGGTCGTCCTGACGGAAGCTCCCGCAGACCTCGGACCCACCGATCCACTGGATATGTTGGTCGTCGCTCCCCATCCCGATGATGCCGAATTGGGCATGGGAGGGACGATTGCGAAGATGATTTCGCTGGGATGGCGTGTCGGTGTCCTGGATTTGACTACTGGCGAGCCGACGCCACACGGCAGCGAGTCGTTGCGACGCAGCGAAACGAACCGAGCATCCGAAGCGTTGAATTTGACTTGGCGAGGCAATGCGGGGCTGGAAAATCGTCGGCTTTTGCACACGTTAGAGACCCGCGAGGTCGTCGCCAGCTATTTTCGCGTGCTGAGACCCAAATGGGTGTTCGCTCCCTATTGGCAGGACGCTCATCCGGACCATGTTGCTGCCACCGATTTGATCGAAGCGGCACGCTTT encodes the following:
- the bshB1 gene encoding bacillithiol biosynthesis deacetylase BshB1 — encoded protein: MTVVLTEAPADLGPTDPLDMLVVAPHPDDAELGMGGTIAKMISLGWRVGVLDLTTGEPTPHGSESLRRSETNRASEALNLTWRGNAGLENRRLLHTLETREVVASYFRVLRPKWVFAPYWQDAHPDHVAATDLIEAARFWAKLSKTEMPGEPFHPERVFYYYCIHLRLAVQPSWIVDISDHWDAKLASIAAYESQFITGRDTEPPTILDRLRDEASNWGRLINRRYGEPFATKEPLGLSSLESVL